The following are from one region of the Achromobacter xylosoxidans genome:
- a CDS encoding LysR family transcriptional regulator yields MTLKQLEAFYWAATCASFAVAAERLHLSVSSLSKRITELEEGLGLPLFDRSGHKAVLTDAGQRLLPQARDLLASAEQIRASLAQSAGLSGRCRFGVGELTALTWLPRLIRGVRAAYPDLVLEPYVDIGQVLEQRVADGELDFAVIAGRSSRSNIASSAIGQAEFSWVAAPALLDGATRMTPELLARLPLVTLPAGAGTTRIIDDWLAGREAGGERLCCNNWGAVVGLLIEGTGVGLLPSHWARALQTEGSLRVLEGDTPLAAMPYAFQYRRDDARPLVAKLRAEVQAAVDFAAPCRIP; encoded by the coding sequence ATGACCCTCAAGCAACTCGAAGCCTTCTACTGGGCCGCCACCTGCGCAAGTTTCGCCGTGGCGGCCGAGCGCCTGCACCTGTCGGTCTCGTCGCTGTCCAAGCGCATTACCGAGCTCGAGGAAGGTCTGGGCCTGCCTTTGTTCGATCGCAGCGGCCACAAGGCGGTGCTGACCGACGCCGGCCAGCGCCTGCTGCCGCAGGCGCGCGACCTGCTGGCCTCGGCCGAACAGATCCGGGCGTCGTTGGCGCAAAGCGCCGGGCTCAGCGGGCGCTGCCGCTTCGGCGTGGGTGAACTGACCGCGCTGACCTGGCTGCCGCGGCTGATCCGGGGCGTGCGCGCCGCCTACCCGGACCTGGTGCTGGAACCCTACGTGGACATCGGCCAGGTGCTGGAGCAGCGCGTGGCCGACGGTGAACTGGACTTCGCCGTGATCGCGGGCCGTTCCTCGCGGTCCAACATCGCTTCCTCCGCCATAGGCCAGGCCGAATTCTCCTGGGTCGCCGCGCCGGCGCTGCTGGACGGCGCCACGCGCATGACGCCGGAACTGCTGGCGCGCCTGCCGCTGGTCACGCTGCCGGCCGGGGCCGGCACCACGCGCATCATCGACGACTGGCTGGCGGGCCGCGAGGCGGGCGGCGAACGGCTCTGCTGCAACAACTGGGGGGCGGTGGTCGGCCTCCTGATAGAAGGCACCGGCGTCGGCCTGCTGCCCAGCCATTGGGCCCGCGCCTTGCAGACCGAGGGCAGCCTGCGCGTGCTGGAAGGCGATACGCCCCTGGCGGCCATGCCCTATGCGTTCCAGTACCGCCGTGACGATGCCCGGCCGCTGGTCGCCAAGCTGCGCGCCGAGGTCCAGGCCGCCGTGGACTTCGCGGCGCCTTGCCGCATTCCCTGA